The Desulfurococcaceae archaeon DNA window ATACAAGTCCGCCTTCAGTTGCCTCCCATCTTTCAGCTAACCACGGTATGACGACTACCGTTCCCCCTCTATACTCCATGCTAAGTAACGTGTCGTATACATTATGAATGTAAGCTCTTCCAGACTCGTCATGAGCCACGTGTGGGTCTAAATAGGGCAGGTTAGCCCAAGATGTAACTATCATCGATTCCAATGCTGGTGGCGGAGTGGTTGGTGTGGGTGTGGGTGTTGTAGGTGTGGGTGTTGGAGTTGTAGGTGTTGGTGTGGGTGTAGGTGTTGGAGTTGGTGTTGTAGGAGGAGCCGCCGGAGGCATAGTCACAATAACAGCAGCCACGATAGCAACAATGACAATAATAGCTATAATGATAGCTAGGGTTTTAGTAGTTATTCCTCTCAAATTCATCCTGCCACCTATACCTTGAAACATACTACAGCCTAAGGTATTTAAACTTTTCTCGCTCTGGATCGCCTGTTCTGGGATACTTCTTACGGGAAATTCTATTGAGTAACTGCACTAACTTGAACGACAAGGTGTTTAGCCAAAGTCTCAGTAACAACTCAGTGTTACGTTGCCTCAATGTAGGTACCGGTTATCTTCAAATAGAAGCTCCCTCTACCACTAGCAGTCCATTTGAGAATTAACGTTATGTTGTACTTGCCTTTCTCGATTGGCATTGGCTCGTCGTAACCTGGTATTACTGCCATTATCCTGTAGCAGGGTTCATTGATACCGGCTAGGCACGGCATACTAATCCTGTAGACCCTGTTCTCCGATCTCATCTCAATTGTACCATCTAGTAAGAGTTTAAAGTCACCACTACACTCTACTAGTTGCGCTCTAACCTGTATGGTTCCATTTCTCGGTATTTCGACTACTCCGAGGTCAAGTACCTCGGAACCCTTCTCGGTTGTTATGTCTAGTTCGATATCGCGCTCTATCACTATAGGCGTAGTCACGTTCACAGTACCTCTAATGTTTATATTGATCACATTAACTAGGTGTAAACCTAAGACTACGACTGCAACCACCAATAACAGTATCGTGAAGTAAAGCGTGACTTTTCCCATTCAAATACCCCTGGGATATAATAAACTAGAGGGCCCTATAATGATTGGCAAGCGCGTATACTTTGTTTTTAAGCGGCACAATCGGTCCGTGATGGCATCGCTCTGCTAGCCGAAAACCAGTATGGAGAGCCTTTGTAATTCAGCATTGCTTAGTTGTTACAGAGGCGCAGTTAGTGGCGGTGGCGAAGGTAACGATGGGGCGTGCGCTTTTTTAATTTTACGTACCAAAATAAACACTGCAGTAGCCACTACGGCTACGAGTATGCCCATTACGGCCAGTACTATTAGTAGCAAGTATGTCAGGGAACCGCTAGGTGACAGTTCTGCGATGCTCGAATCGATTATTGATATTTTAATTTGAGCGCCATAGCTCTCGCCTTCAACGGACTTTAAAACACCTCTATAGTATTCTACCTTACCATAGCTTATATTGTACTTTCCGCTGTAAGAAGGGTCAATGAAGATCTCCATGCTTTCAGGTGTGCTTTTAGCAGTATTTACGCTTCGAGTCGACGATCCAACTCCTTGCCCAATACTTTGACATATCTGATCTGCGGTTTCTACTTCGCTTAGCGAGAACCTGTATGTTATGGTAGTATCTTCGATGCCGAGTATTTCAACTTTGATTTTAAACGAGCAATTTACGTTGACATCCATTAAGTTGCCGGTAATCGAGTACCTATAGGTGATCCAATCCCCCGGTTTAAATACGAAGTTCTCAGCATTCACCACGGAAAAGACGGCTAAGGTCATTACAATTACTGTTGCTAGTATTAAGAGGAACTCACCATTCTTTAAATTCAATCATTTACACCCAAAGGAATTATTAAAAATCCGCTTATAAATTTTCATCTGTAATTTACCCTTTTCCTTAGACGATCCTGCAGTCCCTGCGACCACGAGTTTACATGCTAAACAACGGCATTAAAAGTCTTTCGCTACATGTAAGCGGGACTACCAAGTAACTGCCAAATACCATTCTTTGCCTTTAGGTTATTTCGAAGTTTGTTCTAAGACAGGCTGCGTTTCGAACCCGTTTACGGCGGCTCCATTCACGTTGACATTGAATCCCTGCAGAATTGTGCGAGGCCGGGGAATGAGAGGGAGATAAGCAACGTGTGTTCCAAGAACCGGCCCTACAAAAACTCTCCACTAGGTGGCTTATCGTGCTTGTAGAGGTTACACTTAAATCCTCGACTTGAAATTCCCCATATATGGATGCTTAGCAGGCACATCTGTGTACCATTTCCTTGAAGAATACAAGATCGTCGACCTCTCCAATAGTTTATGAAGAGCTCCATGACACCCAGTTCCTTACCGGTTTTACGGCCTGAGAGATATCCTAATAGTGAGGTAGCTGGTACCGTTCTGTTTTCCGTATTGAAAGGGAGGTCGTCATTCGTGCTCTTAATAACATTGTACCATCCATCTAGCGGAGATCGGGAGTTCTCCGCGGGGCACTAAATTACAAGTCCCGGCTACTGACAGTCTTTACCGGAAGTTTCTCACGTGTTCGTGAAGTTTAAGTCAGTCTTGGTAGGTCATGTGTAGTCAGTTCTAATATCGAAAGAGCCCATAACAGCTGATTACAAAGTTGAGCTGGGAGTGGTTGGCGAGAGGTATAAATACGTTAAGTGAGGATAGAGCGTTTAAGCACATCGTGTTTAACGGCATCTCCTTCCGTGACCAGCAGTTCTTGAACCTACAGCCAGACCAATCTTTGCCGAGCCCTGAATCTTAATTATGTATCCGGACCGTGAAAGCACGGAGCTATGTGTACTGTCACCTAACTGCTTATATATGTCCCCCCGCATAGTGACTTAAGTGATGTGCTATGATTATTGAATCCGCATTCTTTAGGCTCCCTGATTACCTTCGCACGGTTGAATCGCCGGGTGAGCTCTACGAATCACAACTAGTATTCATGTTCGCAGTAGCACTGTACCAGGAGCTTTCGTCAAGGGGTCTTTTCCACTTATTACCGTACATACAGCTGAACAAGCCTTACCCTCGTGGTGGAAACAGGAAAGCCGATGTATATTTTAGAGTACCAACAAAGAGGCTTTCACCAGAACTGCTCACAAGGTGGTGTGTTGCAGGTGTTTGCGAGGAGAACTGGATTGAGGTCGAGTACTACGGAGGCCTAGGCATAATGTACGGTAAGAGGCAAAGACCCATTGAAAGATCCGCTACGAGAACCAAGGCCGCTAACGCATTAAAGCTACTTAATAGCCTCCTCAGGCTGGAGTACTACGCTGGGGAAGGCTGCAAATACCTACTAGCAGTATTTGATACTAAACCCGATGAATACTTGCCATTTAAGAGCATGTACGTCCTTAAACCAATTTTCGAGAAGCCAGGAGTATTTAACATCAAAATACCAGTGGATCAGGTAATTAGACGGAGGACGGCTTATAGAAGCATGGATAAACGCATACTAGACGAGCTAGAGAAGGCGGAGAAGGCGAGCCAAAGGGAACTGAGCTTAGACATAATAGTGTACTCGATAAAGCCTATTCAAGCAAGCGGTCTAGTGACACCGCCACCGGATTACGCGGAGAAGAGCACAGTGCACTACTTTTACCTAATGCGCCTATTAGAGCCCCCTAGGAGTACAGCCGACTAGAACTAGAGCTTACCCGGTACAATGAGCGGGAACACTAACGCGCGCCTTCTTAGACGTGCCACCTCTACCCTGTATAATGCAGAGCCAGGAGCTGATAGATACGATTCCCAGTTCCGGATGCATGCAGTACTCAGATAAGCTCTTCCGTGTTCTTGTACCCTTCATTTCCCACGCCATGTGACTTGTATGTCGGTTAAAGGTATTGGAAGCCAGACCGTATTCGTGGATAAGCTAGCCTTCAAGCCATTAATTTAAAAAGCTTACCTGTATATTTCAGGGGACATTATGGGGATGGGGCGTGGTCGTGCTTTGGCAAACAGGTATTCCCCGTCATATATACGCGGCGCTTTACTGTAGCTGGAGGCGGGTTGCGCGTGAAGTAGAGGTGTTAAAAGATATTTTCCACAGGTACGGCGCTAGGAGACTTATTGAGTTCGGATGTGGCATTGGAAGACACGGTTACTTGTTATCAAAAATGGGCTTCGACGTTGTGTTGACCGATGCCAAGGACTGGAGATACGGAGTTGCGAAAAAACTTCCCTTCGCGAAATTAGATGTGCTAGACGAAGACGTAAACGTTAATGGCGGGTTCGATGGCGGCTATGCGATAAACTTCCTTACCATCTTCAAGTACAACGACATGGTAAAAGCACTGAAAAACATCGGTAGGATAGTAGGTAATAGAGTCTTCGTGGCCGACTATAATTTTACGCTCTACAACGAACCGCGCGAAGTGCGCATTAAGATTAAAGGAGAGACTTACAGGGCTTTACTGGACGAGGAAAGAGCCGAGCCTATAGAGGGGGGAGTGCTTTACAAGTACAGGGTAAAGGTTCTAGATAGCCGTGGAAAAATCATCGGCATAGAGGAGGACTCCTACCCCGTTTATAGGAAGGAAATAGTATTCGACGCCATTGAAGAGGCAGGCTTTAAAGTGCTTGAGGTGCGGTGGGCTACCTGGGACCCGGTAGATTACATGTATAAGCTAGTAAACAAGGAGTCCGATAGCGCTTTCATAGTAATGAGTAGAGAGGAGTAGTAAACCTGCGCTTTAAACGCGCCAGGACGTTTCTCCGCTCTACGCTACCCTTACAAGTGCTTTGAAGTACATTAAAGTGGTTATTCCTCCCAGCCGTAGCCTTTACTAACCCTTCAATGGTAAGCCTTAGAATTAATTCTATTCATGGAATTGGTATGCGGGAGAGGGATCATCATGGCTTACTTGTTCATCTTAAGTTATGGAAATTCATGGAAATCGCGCCGAGACCGCTGGTAACCGCGAAATTCCGTGCAATGAGTACAGGACCACTATAATGGCTTTTGATCTATAGGCGTTTTTGGGCTCATTGTTGAGAACGAGAGCTTTCTCGTTGTTCAAGCTCTCTAATAGCCCATTGTTTCCTGTATTTCCAGAGTGAAGGCGGCGTCCACATTATCCAAAGTGGCAGTGCCTTTACAAATTCGTAGGCCTCCTCCCAGCTATCAAGCCCAAGCTTCTCGGCAAGCTCTTCAAGGCTCATTGGCGTTTTAATGTACTCACGAACTATTTTAAGCGTGTTCTCATCTATTGGAATCTCCTTTTCCCCTACTTTAACTACAAACATTACGTTCTTCTCTTCACTCAAAGCACTAACACCCCCGAGAACACGATAGTAGCAGGGCTTATAAGTGTTAGACGCTACAAGTGGGGCCGCCGGGATTTGAACCCGGGACCACCGGCGTTCCGGGATTGCTGGTTACGGGGGTCAACCCCCCAGGCCGGCATCCTAGCCAAGCTAGACGACGGCCCCCATACTGTACACTAAATTTTTAGAGATTATAAAAATGACTCGGCAATCGAGTATTAGTTTCGGTCAACCCCCTCCTTACTTAAACAATCCTACCGATAACTCCTTAAACACTTATTTAAGTTTTACAATAACACTGTTCACTATTACTGTGTGCTCTTTATTTGGCTTATATAATGAGTTATTCGTGCAAGCACTTAGTAATGAGTTTTCTGCTCTATTTATCTGCTGGTAGCTTAGAGGTTAAAAAATGCCTGTGAAGTACAGATGTAAGCATTGCGGTTATGTTCTCTACGAATTTAAGGGAGTGGGGCAAAGCTATATCGGCGTGCCCACGCCTTCAGAGGTTATTAAGCTAATAGGTCACGTGTGCCCTTACTGTAAACGCGTGCTAGAAGTACCTAAAAGTAGCTTTAAGGATTACGTTATCGTGAGGCCGACGGCCCCGCGCGTAATTAGTGAAGTGTTAAAGCCCGTGGAAATTAGCGCTCGGGAAGTAGAGAATGTAATAGCTCATTGAAGGCCTCTCTGCTATAGGTAGTTTTGTACTCTCTAAGAGCCTTTAACACCCTGTCTCTGCTATACCCTAGTAGCTTTTCGAGACCCTGTGCGTACTTGAACCTGTAGAGGAGGTATGAAGTAAAGGACGTGAGGTTGGTGGGCCTTTCGGTAATCTTCGCGCTCTCCCAGTCAAGCACCTTTACCTTACCATCACAGTAGAGCACGTGCCCGTGGGGCCTATTTATCTCCGTGTGATCTATTCTAAGGGAGTCTAATGCATAGAGTAGCGTAAAGGTACTCCTGAGTAGATTCACCAAGCTTTCTAAACCACCACTAAATATGAGTTCTTCGAGCACGCGCGTATATGACTTACAGGTGTGCGGTGGTAGAAGCTCGTAGAAAACGTAGAAATCCCTGTAGAGGTAGAGATTTGGTGGTAGTCCAGAGGGTTGGGCATTCTTTAACATCTCTGCTTCGTGGACAAGGCTATTACGCCTACTGTCAGTCCTAAGAACTTTTAGCGCGCCAATGCCGTATTTTGCATGATAGGCTACTACGGTAACGGCGCTGTAACCACGTCCCAGGATTCTAATCCCGAAAACGTTCTTACCGGTTTCGAGGAGGTAGATGAAGCCGTCGTTTAAAAGCATCTTCAACCTTTCTTCGAAGCCTCTACACGCTCTACTCGGGTAGCAGAGTACTCTATTAATGTAGGTACTTGGGTTTCTCAAAAAGTGCACTTCTCCATCCAGCTCGGGGTTTTGAGAATGAAGTCTCTGAGCCATCTACCAGCGCCTTCTTCAAGGAGCTTCAAGATCAGCCCTCTGCTAGCTACCCCTATACTTGGTTTTACCGCCTTCAAGTGTGGTGCTACGGTATACTCGCTCCACCTAGACTCGAGCAATTTAACGATGTCGACTTCGCTACGAATGTCCATGGACTCCAAGCAACCTTCGCTCGTGATCCAGGGTCCATAGCCCTTACCTACGTGTTTACGGATGAAGTTCACCAGTCTTTCGTCATCATGAACTATGCAGGGTCCACGATAATGCTTGTAATTCCAGAGAATGCAAGACCCTAATTCAACCACCACCACTCCTACGTCTTTCTCATTAGTCCACGACGAATAGTCTACTACATTTACGCCGAAAACTTCCAGTAGTTTAACGAGCCTAGAAGAAACTCTCTGTA harbors:
- a CDS encoding serine/threonine protein kinase, which encodes MAQRLHSQNPELDGEVHFLRNPSTYINRVLCYPSRACRGFEERLKMLLNDGFIYLLETGKNVFGIRILGRGYSAVTVVAYHAKYGIGALKVLRTDSRRNSLVHEAEMLKNAQPSGLPPNLYLYRDFYVFYELLPPHTCKSYTRVLEELIFSGGLESLVNLLRSTFTLLYALDSLRIDHTEINRPHGHVLYCDGKVKVLDWESAKITERPTNLTSFTSYLLYRFKYAQGLEKLLGYSRDRVLKALREYKTTYSREAFNELLHSLLPER